The following coding sequences are from one Liolophura sinensis isolate JHLJ2023 chromosome 12, CUHK_Ljap_v2, whole genome shotgun sequence window:
- the LOC135479125 gene encoding metalloreductase STEAP4-like isoform X4, producing the protein MKPQNRPIKRVGIVGTGSFAAAVTNRLLCSGYDVIIGSRQPEMRNLLVDQCFCNFNITSVAECIEQCNIIILAIHAENYKDTLFSHRTLFSSKILVDVSNRLATTKSKDQSYAEYLSTLFPAARVVKAFNTIPACEMKRNAMRDNSRVLIAGSDMEAKDIVSRLATNMGFHPVDTGSLKAAREIENYNLRLFPEWRGAAFVTVAIFNLWLIYVILMIFAERRTESWNQLFLKVINKPLCLTAISLMGLAQIPGPLGTLVRASVGGSRKSPTWFKKWSSSKTQFGMFSWVLMGMHVLMSVLLTNNTYFPALYETLSDDRRCNVTKSSTKTVSEWMNWKGEAGLLLGLLATVAVCVVAFSTIPGIRNTLNWRERRFTQSTMNFAALFLAACHVVMTAIADWTSNVVWPFYHSTSFLCIMLPAAAILLGILTACPCVVNCVKKRTAGVRFYDVGKTCQCSTQSKGTSMTPMQSEITIFHERQRLSDRVKYKTLLEQE; encoded by the coding sequence ATGAAACCTCAGAATCGACCAATCAAGCGAGTGGGGATTGTGGGTACTGGAAGTTTCGCAGCAGCGGTGACGAATCGCCTCTTGTGCAGCGgatatgacgtcatcattggCAGTCGGCAGCCGGAGATGCGAAATCTGTTGGTGGACCAATGCTTCTGCAACTTCAACATAACCTCAGTGGCGGAGTGCATCGAGCAATGCAACATAATAATATTGGCGATTCATGCCGAGAATTACAAAGACACGCTGTTTTCACACAGGACGCTTTTTTCGTCGAAAATTCTCGTGGATGTTTCCAATAGATTAGCCACCACAAAATCAAAGGACCAGTCTTACGCCGAGTATCTATCTACGCTGTTTCCGGCTGCGCGCGTGGTCAAGGCTTTTAACACAATTCCAGCGTGTGAGATGAAGCGCAATGCAATGCGGGACAACAGCCGGGTGCTGATAGCCGGTAGTGACATGGAAGCCAAAGATATTGTGTCAAGACTGGCTACGAATATGGGGTTTCATCCCGTCGACACTGGCTCCCTGAAAGCCGCCCGGGAGATAGAAAATTATAACCTGCGGCTGTTTCCGGAATGGCGAGGAGCTGCGTTCGTCACGGTGGCAATTTTCAATCTGTGGTTAATCTACGTGATTCTCATGATCTTTGCTGAGAGACGGACTGAAAGTTGGaatcaattatttttaaaagttaTCAACAAGCCTCTCTGTCTTACGGCGATTTCTCTCATGGGCTTAGCGCAAATTCCCGGCCCTTTAGGGACGCTTGTGCGGGCATCTGTAGGGGGCTCGCGAAAGTCACCGACCTGGTTTAAAAAGTGGAGTTCGTCAAAGACACAGTTCGGAATGTTCAGCTGGGTTCTAATGGGCATGCATGTACTGATGTCCGTTCTCCTTACAAACAATACTTATTTCCCTGCGTTGTACGAGACGCTGAGCGACGACCGACGCTGTAATGTCACAAAATCTTCCACGAAGACTGTTTCCGAATGGATGAACTGGAAAGGGGAAGCCGGGCTACTTTTAGGACTATTAGCCACCGTGGCTGTATGCGTGGTAGCGTTTTCTACCATTCCAGGAATCCGCAACACCCTAAACTGGCGCGAGAGGCGCTTTACGCAATCAACAATGAACTTCGCCGCGCTTTTTCTCGCCGCATGCCATGTGGTCATGACGGCGATAGCTGACTGGACGAGCAACGTTGTGTGGCCGTTTTATCACAGTACCTCGTTTTTGTGTATCATGTTACCAGCTGCTGCCATTTTGTTGGGAATTTTGACAGCGTGCCCTTGTGTTGTGAACTGTGTGAAAAAGAGAACAGCTGGGGTACGGTTTTATGATGTTGGTAAGACCTGTCAGTGTTCCACGCAGAGTAAAGGCACCTCTATGACTCCAATGCAGTCTGAAATAACTATTTTCCACGAGAGACAGCGGCTGTCAGACAGAGttaaatacaaaacattattAGAACAGGAATGA
- the LOC135479125 gene encoding metalloreductase STEAP4-like isoform X3, giving the protein MGLPDDFSLGLNEDKMKPQNRPIKRVGIVGTGSFAAAVTNRLLCSGYDVIIGSRQPEMRNLLVDQCFCNFNITSVAECIEQCNIIILAIHAENYKDTLFSHRTLFSSKILVDVSNRLATTKSKDQSYAEYLSTLFPAARVVKAFNTIPACEMKRNAMRDNSRVLIAGSDMEAKDIVSRLATNMGFHPVDTGSLKAAREIENYNLRLFPEWRGAAFVTVAIFNLWLIYVILMIFAERRTESWNQLFLKVINKPLCLTAISLMGLAQIPGPLGTLVRASVGGSRKSPTWFKKWSSSKTQFGMFSWVLMGMHVLMSVLLTNNTYFPALYETLSDDRRCNVTKSSTKTVSEWMNWKGEAGLLLGLLATVAVCVVAFSTIPGIRNTLNWRERRFTQSTMNFAALFLAACHVVMTAIADWTSNVVWPFYHSTSFLCIMLPAAAILLGILTACPCVVNCVKKRTAGVRFYDVGKTCQCSTQSKGTSMTPMQSEITIFHERQRLSDRVKYKTLLEQE; this is encoded by the exons ATGGGTTTG CCAGATGATTTCAGTCTAGGATTAAACGAGGACAAAATGAAACCTCAGAATCGACCAATCAAGCGAGTGGGGATTGTGGGTACTGGAAGTTTCGCAGCAGCGGTGACGAATCGCCTCTTGTGCAGCGgatatgacgtcatcattggCAGTCGGCAGCCGGAGATGCGAAATCTGTTGGTGGACCAATGCTTCTGCAACTTCAACATAACCTCAGTGGCGGAGTGCATCGAGCAATGCAACATAATAATATTGGCGATTCATGCCGAGAATTACAAAGACACGCTGTTTTCACACAGGACGCTTTTTTCGTCGAAAATTCTCGTGGATGTTTCCAATAGATTAGCCACCACAAAATCAAAGGACCAGTCTTACGCCGAGTATCTATCTACGCTGTTTCCGGCTGCGCGCGTGGTCAAGGCTTTTAACACAATTCCAGCGTGTGAGATGAAGCGCAATGCAATGCGGGACAACAGCCGGGTGCTGATAGCCGGTAGTGACATGGAAGCCAAAGATATTGTGTCAAGACTGGCTACGAATATGGGGTTTCATCCCGTCGACACTGGCTCCCTGAAAGCCGCCCGGGAGATAGAAAATTATAACCTGCGGCTGTTTCCGGAATGGCGAGGAGCTGCGTTCGTCACGGTGGCAATTTTCAATCTGTGGTTAATCTACGTGATTCTCATGATCTTTGCTGAGAGACGGACTGAAAGTTGGaatcaattatttttaaaagttaTCAACAAGCCTCTCTGTCTTACGGCGATTTCTCTCATGGGCTTAGCGCAAATTCCCGGCCCTTTAGGGACGCTTGTGCGGGCATCTGTAGGGGGCTCGCGAAAGTCACCGACCTGGTTTAAAAAGTGGAGTTCGTCAAAGACACAGTTCGGAATGTTCAGCTGGGTTCTAATGGGCATGCATGTACTGATGTCCGTTCTCCTTACAAACAATACTTATTTCCCTGCGTTGTACGAGACGCTGAGCGACGACCGACGCTGTAATGTCACAAAATCTTCCACGAAGACTGTTTCCGAATGGATGAACTGGAAAGGGGAAGCCGGGCTACTTTTAGGACTATTAGCCACCGTGGCTGTATGCGTGGTAGCGTTTTCTACCATTCCAGGAATCCGCAACACCCTAAACTGGCGCGAGAGGCGCTTTACGCAATCAACAATGAACTTCGCCGCGCTTTTTCTCGCCGCATGCCATGTGGTCATGACGGCGATAGCTGACTGGACGAGCAACGTTGTGTGGCCGTTTTATCACAGTACCTCGTTTTTGTGTATCATGTTACCAGCTGCTGCCATTTTGTTGGGAATTTTGACAGCGTGCCCTTGTGTTGTGAACTGTGTGAAAAAGAGAACAGCTGGGGTACGGTTTTATGATGTTGGTAAGACCTGTCAGTGTTCCACGCAGAGTAAAGGCACCTCTATGACTCCAATGCAGTCTGAAATAACTATTTTCCACGAGAGACAGCGGCTGTCAGACAGAGttaaatacaaaacattattAGAACAGGAATGA
- the LOC135479125 gene encoding metalloreductase STEAP4-like isoform X1 has product MQTHNVHVLAAVEWHLFNSLRKEMASHCMIQPIRLISRSRQRVTPDDFSLGLNEDKMKPQNRPIKRVGIVGTGSFAAAVTNRLLCSGYDVIIGSRQPEMRNLLVDQCFCNFNITSVAECIEQCNIIILAIHAENYKDTLFSHRTLFSSKILVDVSNRLATTKSKDQSYAEYLSTLFPAARVVKAFNTIPACEMKRNAMRDNSRVLIAGSDMEAKDIVSRLATNMGFHPVDTGSLKAAREIENYNLRLFPEWRGAAFVTVAIFNLWLIYVILMIFAERRTESWNQLFLKVINKPLCLTAISLMGLAQIPGPLGTLVRASVGGSRKSPTWFKKWSSSKTQFGMFSWVLMGMHVLMSVLLTNNTYFPALYETLSDDRRCNVTKSSTKTVSEWMNWKGEAGLLLGLLATVAVCVVAFSTIPGIRNTLNWRERRFTQSTMNFAALFLAACHVVMTAIADWTSNVVWPFYHSTSFLCIMLPAAAILLGILTACPCVVNCVKKRTAGVRFYDVGKTCQCSTQSKGTSMTPMQSEITIFHERQRLSDRVKYKTLLEQE; this is encoded by the exons ATGCagacacacaatgtacatgtgttagcGGCAGTGGAATGGCACTTGTTCAATTCCTTACGAAAGGAAATGGCGTCCCATTGCATGAttcaaccaatcagattaataTCCCGAAGCCGGCAGCGTGTCACG CCAGATGATTTCAGTCTAGGATTAAACGAGGACAAAATGAAACCTCAGAATCGACCAATCAAGCGAGTGGGGATTGTGGGTACTGGAAGTTTCGCAGCAGCGGTGACGAATCGCCTCTTGTGCAGCGgatatgacgtcatcattggCAGTCGGCAGCCGGAGATGCGAAATCTGTTGGTGGACCAATGCTTCTGCAACTTCAACATAACCTCAGTGGCGGAGTGCATCGAGCAATGCAACATAATAATATTGGCGATTCATGCCGAGAATTACAAAGACACGCTGTTTTCACACAGGACGCTTTTTTCGTCGAAAATTCTCGTGGATGTTTCCAATAGATTAGCCACCACAAAATCAAAGGACCAGTCTTACGCCGAGTATCTATCTACGCTGTTTCCGGCTGCGCGCGTGGTCAAGGCTTTTAACACAATTCCAGCGTGTGAGATGAAGCGCAATGCAATGCGGGACAACAGCCGGGTGCTGATAGCCGGTAGTGACATGGAAGCCAAAGATATTGTGTCAAGACTGGCTACGAATATGGGGTTTCATCCCGTCGACACTGGCTCCCTGAAAGCCGCCCGGGAGATAGAAAATTATAACCTGCGGCTGTTTCCGGAATGGCGAGGAGCTGCGTTCGTCACGGTGGCAATTTTCAATCTGTGGTTAATCTACGTGATTCTCATGATCTTTGCTGAGAGACGGACTGAAAGTTGGaatcaattatttttaaaagttaTCAACAAGCCTCTCTGTCTTACGGCGATTTCTCTCATGGGCTTAGCGCAAATTCCCGGCCCTTTAGGGACGCTTGTGCGGGCATCTGTAGGGGGCTCGCGAAAGTCACCGACCTGGTTTAAAAAGTGGAGTTCGTCAAAGACACAGTTCGGAATGTTCAGCTGGGTTCTAATGGGCATGCATGTACTGATGTCCGTTCTCCTTACAAACAATACTTATTTCCCTGCGTTGTACGAGACGCTGAGCGACGACCGACGCTGTAATGTCACAAAATCTTCCACGAAGACTGTTTCCGAATGGATGAACTGGAAAGGGGAAGCCGGGCTACTTTTAGGACTATTAGCCACCGTGGCTGTATGCGTGGTAGCGTTTTCTACCATTCCAGGAATCCGCAACACCCTAAACTGGCGCGAGAGGCGCTTTACGCAATCAACAATGAACTTCGCCGCGCTTTTTCTCGCCGCATGCCATGTGGTCATGACGGCGATAGCTGACTGGACGAGCAACGTTGTGTGGCCGTTTTATCACAGTACCTCGTTTTTGTGTATCATGTTACCAGCTGCTGCCATTTTGTTGGGAATTTTGACAGCGTGCCCTTGTGTTGTGAACTGTGTGAAAAAGAGAACAGCTGGGGTACGGTTTTATGATGTTGGTAAGACCTGTCAGTGTTCCACGCAGAGTAAAGGCACCTCTATGACTCCAATGCAGTCTGAAATAACTATTTTCCACGAGAGACAGCGGCTGTCAGACAGAGttaaatacaaaacattattAGAACAGGAATGA
- the LOC135479125 gene encoding metalloreductase STEAP4-like isoform X2, translating into MRYPLCKPDDFSLGLNEDKMKPQNRPIKRVGIVGTGSFAAAVTNRLLCSGYDVIIGSRQPEMRNLLVDQCFCNFNITSVAECIEQCNIIILAIHAENYKDTLFSHRTLFSSKILVDVSNRLATTKSKDQSYAEYLSTLFPAARVVKAFNTIPACEMKRNAMRDNSRVLIAGSDMEAKDIVSRLATNMGFHPVDTGSLKAAREIENYNLRLFPEWRGAAFVTVAIFNLWLIYVILMIFAERRTESWNQLFLKVINKPLCLTAISLMGLAQIPGPLGTLVRASVGGSRKSPTWFKKWSSSKTQFGMFSWVLMGMHVLMSVLLTNNTYFPALYETLSDDRRCNVTKSSTKTVSEWMNWKGEAGLLLGLLATVAVCVVAFSTIPGIRNTLNWRERRFTQSTMNFAALFLAACHVVMTAIADWTSNVVWPFYHSTSFLCIMLPAAAILLGILTACPCVVNCVKKRTAGVRFYDVGKTCQCSTQSKGTSMTPMQSEITIFHERQRLSDRVKYKTLLEQE; encoded by the exons ATGCGCTACCCTCTCTGTAAG CCAGATGATTTCAGTCTAGGATTAAACGAGGACAAAATGAAACCTCAGAATCGACCAATCAAGCGAGTGGGGATTGTGGGTACTGGAAGTTTCGCAGCAGCGGTGACGAATCGCCTCTTGTGCAGCGgatatgacgtcatcattggCAGTCGGCAGCCGGAGATGCGAAATCTGTTGGTGGACCAATGCTTCTGCAACTTCAACATAACCTCAGTGGCGGAGTGCATCGAGCAATGCAACATAATAATATTGGCGATTCATGCCGAGAATTACAAAGACACGCTGTTTTCACACAGGACGCTTTTTTCGTCGAAAATTCTCGTGGATGTTTCCAATAGATTAGCCACCACAAAATCAAAGGACCAGTCTTACGCCGAGTATCTATCTACGCTGTTTCCGGCTGCGCGCGTGGTCAAGGCTTTTAACACAATTCCAGCGTGTGAGATGAAGCGCAATGCAATGCGGGACAACAGCCGGGTGCTGATAGCCGGTAGTGACATGGAAGCCAAAGATATTGTGTCAAGACTGGCTACGAATATGGGGTTTCATCCCGTCGACACTGGCTCCCTGAAAGCCGCCCGGGAGATAGAAAATTATAACCTGCGGCTGTTTCCGGAATGGCGAGGAGCTGCGTTCGTCACGGTGGCAATTTTCAATCTGTGGTTAATCTACGTGATTCTCATGATCTTTGCTGAGAGACGGACTGAAAGTTGGaatcaattatttttaaaagttaTCAACAAGCCTCTCTGTCTTACGGCGATTTCTCTCATGGGCTTAGCGCAAATTCCCGGCCCTTTAGGGACGCTTGTGCGGGCATCTGTAGGGGGCTCGCGAAAGTCACCGACCTGGTTTAAAAAGTGGAGTTCGTCAAAGACACAGTTCGGAATGTTCAGCTGGGTTCTAATGGGCATGCATGTACTGATGTCCGTTCTCCTTACAAACAATACTTATTTCCCTGCGTTGTACGAGACGCTGAGCGACGACCGACGCTGTAATGTCACAAAATCTTCCACGAAGACTGTTTCCGAATGGATGAACTGGAAAGGGGAAGCCGGGCTACTTTTAGGACTATTAGCCACCGTGGCTGTATGCGTGGTAGCGTTTTCTACCATTCCAGGAATCCGCAACACCCTAAACTGGCGCGAGAGGCGCTTTACGCAATCAACAATGAACTTCGCCGCGCTTTTTCTCGCCGCATGCCATGTGGTCATGACGGCGATAGCTGACTGGACGAGCAACGTTGTGTGGCCGTTTTATCACAGTACCTCGTTTTTGTGTATCATGTTACCAGCTGCTGCCATTTTGTTGGGAATTTTGACAGCGTGCCCTTGTGTTGTGAACTGTGTGAAAAAGAGAACAGCTGGGGTACGGTTTTATGATGTTGGTAAGACCTGTCAGTGTTCCACGCAGAGTAAAGGCACCTCTATGACTCCAATGCAGTCTGAAATAACTATTTTCCACGAGAGACAGCGGCTGTCAGACAGAGttaaatacaaaacattattAGAACAGGAATGA